A DNA window from Candidatus Eremiobacterota bacterium contains the following coding sequences:
- the hslU gene encoding ATP-dependent protease ATPase subunit HslU — protein MAPVRNAQELTPREIVAELDRYIVGQGDAKRAVAVAMRNRYRRERLPEAVRKEVAPKNILMIGPTGVGKTEIARRLATLAGAPFIKVEATKYTEVGYVGRDVESMVRDLAEAAVRMVSDERRSDVREAADAAAVERIVDVLHPETSAPQPQQANPFAASLGSIFGNAFANQPQGATQTATRTIPDDEAARVRAAAKADVERGFYDVRLIEIEVEEAAQLPIGMIGGAEGMGQGGDMGEMLGGLLPKKRVRKKVTVADARRLFAQQEADKLIDMDAVKREALRRAGDHGIVFIDEIDKVAGREGARGPDVSREGVQRDILPIVEGSTVQTKHGPLSTDHVLFIAAGAFHVSKPSDLIPELQGRFPVRVELDSLTAADFEVILTQPENALIGQYKALLGADGVELDVTPDAISEIARLAMRVNEQTENIGARRLHTVLERVLDEIAFSAPEEGGQKTIDAAYVRARLESIAGDSDLSSYIL, from the coding sequence ATGGCACCCGTTCGCAACGCCCAAGAGCTGACGCCGCGCGAGATCGTCGCGGAGCTCGACCGCTACATCGTCGGACAAGGCGACGCCAAGCGCGCGGTCGCGGTCGCGATGCGCAACCGCTACCGGCGCGAGCGGCTTCCCGAGGCCGTGCGCAAAGAGGTCGCGCCGAAGAACATCCTGATGATCGGGCCGACCGGCGTCGGGAAGACCGAGATCGCGCGCCGGCTGGCGACGCTCGCCGGCGCGCCGTTCATCAAGGTCGAGGCGACGAAGTACACCGAGGTGGGCTACGTGGGGCGCGACGTCGAGTCGATGGTGCGCGACCTCGCGGAAGCCGCGGTGCGGATGGTGTCGGACGAGCGCCGCAGCGACGTGCGTGAGGCGGCCGACGCGGCGGCGGTCGAACGGATCGTCGACGTGCTGCACCCCGAGACGTCGGCGCCGCAGCCGCAGCAGGCGAACCCGTTCGCGGCCTCGCTCGGCTCGATCTTCGGCAACGCGTTCGCCAACCAGCCGCAAGGCGCGACGCAAACTGCGACGCGGACGATCCCGGACGACGAGGCCGCGCGCGTGCGCGCCGCGGCGAAGGCCGACGTCGAGCGAGGATTCTACGACGTGCGCTTGATCGAGATCGAGGTCGAAGAGGCAGCGCAGCTTCCGATCGGGATGATCGGCGGCGCCGAAGGGATGGGTCAGGGCGGCGACATGGGCGAGATGCTCGGCGGACTGTTGCCGAAGAAGCGCGTGCGCAAGAAGGTCACCGTCGCCGACGCGCGGCGATTGTTCGCGCAGCAGGAAGCCGACAAGCTGATCGACATGGACGCGGTCAAGCGCGAGGCGCTGCGCCGCGCGGGCGATCACGGGATCGTCTTCATCGACGAGATCGACAAAGTCGCCGGGCGCGAAGGCGCGCGCGGGCCGGACGTCTCGCGCGAGGGCGTGCAGCGCGACATCCTCCCCATCGTCGAAGGCAGCACCGTGCAGACCAAGCACGGGCCGCTGTCGACGGATCACGTGTTGTTCATCGCGGCCGGCGCGTTTCATGTCTCGAAGCCGTCCGACTTGATCCCGGAGCTGCAAGGGCGGTTTCCGGTGCGGGTCGAGCTCGACTCGCTGACCGCCGCGGACTTCGAAGTGATCCTTACGCAGCCGGAGAACGCGCTGATCGGTCAGTACAAAGCGCTGCTCGGCGCCGACGGCGTCGAGCTCGACGTGACGCCGGACGCGATCTCGGAGATCGCGCGGCTCGCCATGCGGGTGAACGAGCAGACCGAGAACATCGGCGCGCGACGGCTGCACACGGTCCTCGAGCGCGTGCTGGACGAGATCGCGTTCAGCGCCCCGGAAGAAGGCGGGCAGAAGACGATCGACGCCGCCTATGTTCGCGCGCGATTGGAGTCGATCGCCGGCGATTCGGATCTGAGCAGTTACATACTCTGA
- a CDS encoding nucleotidyl transferase AbiEii/AbiGii toxin family protein: MALELRFPGIVRATRDLDVGLPGTRAHRVERFGAALAAGFDRFAFRVRREPYHMERADTVRVEVAITYEGRPFQTIDVDLGPEDAPTEPIAPTIDVIETLAIPIPRPISCVAMAAQIAQKIHAGTNPTIIADPVQDRARDIVDIVLLDELGQLNVESVRTAAEAIFTQRAEHSWPPNIPQYPDSWLATMGTLASELKLARNGPEVVSLFSRVMARLVGVSLVPGFEYQFINLPLTDSQNATPPDHPNVVRLQELAREGWRIHTLLGNPSYGAYVIAVLERISENTASPS, translated from the coding sequence GTGGCACTCGAACTGCGCTTCCCCGGTATAGTTCGCGCCACTCGGGATCTTGACGTAGGCTTGCCCGGGACTCGTGCGCACCGTGTGGAGCGATTCGGCGCAGCCCTTGCTGCAGGCTTCGACAGATTCGCATTTCGCGTACGGCGCGAACCATACCACATGGAGCGCGCGGACACCGTACGAGTTGAAGTCGCGATCACATACGAAGGCCGCCCCTTTCAAACGATCGATGTCGACCTCGGTCCCGAAGATGCACCGACGGAGCCCATTGCACCGACGATCGACGTGATCGAGACACTCGCCATCCCCATCCCAAGGCCGATTTCCTGCGTCGCAATGGCGGCTCAAATCGCACAGAAAATCCACGCCGGAACGAATCCTACGATCATTGCTGATCCAGTGCAAGATCGCGCGCGGGATATTGTCGACATCGTTTTATTGGATGAGTTAGGACAGCTGAACGTCGAGTCGGTTCGCACGGCCGCTGAGGCAATATTCACGCAGCGCGCCGAACACAGCTGGCCTCCAAACATACCGCAATATCCGGATTCCTGGTTAGCGACAATGGGGACCCTCGCCTCAGAACTAAAGTTGGCGCGAAATGGGCCCGAAGTCGTGTCGCTTTTTTCACGCGTAATGGCCCGGCTCGTAGGAGTATCGCTTGTGCCTGGTTTCGAGTACCAATTCATAAATCTTCCCCTCACCGATTCGCAAAATGCGACACCGCCCGATCATCCGAATGTGGTGCGGCTTCAGGAGCTCGCTCGCGAGGGTTGGCGAATTCACACGCTGCTAGGAAACCCGAGCTACGGAGCCTACGTGATCGCGGTTCTAGAACGAATCTCGGAGAATACCGCCTCCCCCAGCTAA
- the lanKC gene encoding class III lanthionine synthetase LanKC, whose amino-acid sequence MRTRHHVLHLLTNREWFESPNTYVPDEAYYMAPVRALLPVGWESRHEGVWFHCLPPGATIPVQGWKIHLSGTTHTAQALLAAVVPILVRERVPFKTAADRILLSLINSKRWSRGGSGKFMTVYPRDVEQFTALLAQLDAATKEFAGPYILSDRRYRDSKVVFYRYGTLLSQTALAVDGTRVAVFVGADGALSTDERAPLFRLPPGIEDPVAAEPAPRAPAGGELFLRDGRYRIDAPLAFSNSGGVYLATDMTTNTTVVVKEARPYTNWLNRDDDARALLRKEQRILTLLADSGYTAKPIELFDEWEHTFVAQEHVAGVSLATLGATRSVLLRTRPAPSDVEAYLALTRRVFTSLLDALETLHAANVVFGDLSPSNVLWREDLRRVALIDFEGACEIGVDRPANLTTPGFDAPGIGPVTAADVADDWYAFGALLCAFLMPITPFFSLAPERVGAIVERLCAAASLPGEIAAMIRSLLRPERENRIGPERIAAALTSLDAGPSSDTSVPPPPAVHPGLRERLASYILASADPQRSDRLYPADFRVFDTNPLSLSYGAAGVLCALQRSGFTPPDEHVAWLLRGAIAPQRYPPGLMLGTSGIAWALLELGREDDARRVLAIGHDHPLRDRGAGLAYGKAGSALANLAFFLELHDERYLDEARRCGDELLLAATHDERGLHWPYDGDVHYGLYHGASGVALLLTYLGRATNEDRYLAGARDALRFDLAHAVPTENGLGASWPYRAGFPGVLLPYRAYGSAGIGAALLRVVHLGGADEFTPWLDRIFVDTDRAWSVTPGLANGLAGIASFHLDAHAFTGDERYRDAALRALDGILTYRIERASGTALPGDYSGRISCDYATGSAGVLRVMDRLERGGAADFFLDEHFGITAQPKLLPLPY is encoded by the coding sequence ATGCGAACGCGCCATCACGTCCTCCACCTGCTGACGAACCGCGAGTGGTTCGAGTCGCCGAACACGTACGTCCCTGACGAAGCGTACTACATGGCGCCGGTCCGCGCGCTGCTGCCGGTCGGCTGGGAAAGCCGGCACGAAGGCGTGTGGTTTCACTGCCTGCCGCCCGGTGCGACAATCCCGGTCCAAGGCTGGAAGATCCATCTTTCCGGAACGACGCACACCGCGCAAGCGCTGCTCGCCGCCGTTGTGCCGATCCTGGTTCGCGAGCGCGTGCCGTTCAAGACAGCCGCCGACCGCATCCTGCTCTCGCTGATCAACAGCAAACGCTGGTCGCGCGGCGGCAGCGGCAAGTTCATGACCGTCTACCCGCGCGACGTGGAGCAGTTCACCGCCCTGCTCGCGCAGCTCGACGCGGCGACCAAGGAGTTCGCCGGCCCGTACATCCTCAGCGACCGCCGCTACCGCGACAGCAAGGTCGTCTTCTACCGCTACGGCACGCTGCTGTCGCAGACCGCGCTCGCGGTCGACGGCACGCGCGTCGCGGTGTTCGTCGGCGCCGACGGTGCGCTGTCGACCGACGAGCGCGCGCCGCTGTTCCGGCTGCCGCCGGGGATCGAGGATCCCGTCGCGGCGGAGCCAGCGCCGCGCGCACCCGCCGGCGGCGAGCTGTTCCTGCGCGATGGCCGCTACCGCATCGACGCGCCGCTGGCGTTCTCGAACTCGGGTGGCGTCTACCTCGCCACCGACATGACGACGAACACGACCGTCGTCGTCAAGGAGGCGCGCCCGTACACGAACTGGCTCAACCGCGACGACGATGCGCGGGCGCTGCTGCGCAAGGAGCAGCGCATCCTCACGCTGCTCGCCGACAGCGGCTACACCGCCAAACCGATCGAGCTCTTCGACGAGTGGGAGCACACCTTCGTCGCGCAGGAGCATGTCGCGGGCGTCTCGCTGGCGACGCTCGGCGCGACGCGCTCGGTGCTGCTGCGCACGCGTCCCGCTCCGTCCGACGTCGAAGCGTATCTCGCGCTCACCCGGCGAGTGTTCACCTCACTGCTCGACGCGCTCGAGACGCTCCACGCGGCGAACGTCGTGTTCGGGGACCTCTCGCCGTCGAACGTCCTGTGGCGCGAGGACCTCCGGCGCGTCGCCCTGATCGACTTCGAGGGCGCCTGCGAGATCGGCGTCGACCGCCCGGCAAACTTGACCACGCCTGGCTTCGACGCGCCGGGAATCGGCCCGGTCACCGCCGCCGACGTCGCCGACGACTGGTACGCGTTCGGTGCGCTGCTGTGCGCGTTTCTGATGCCGATCACGCCGTTCTTCTCGCTGGCTCCGGAGCGAGTCGGTGCGATCGTCGAGCGGCTCTGCGCCGCCGCGAGCCTGCCGGGCGAGATCGCCGCGATGATTCGCTCGCTGCTGCGCCCGGAGCGCGAGAACCGCATCGGTCCGGAGCGAATCGCCGCGGCGCTCACCTCACTCGACGCCGGACCGAGCAGCGATACGTCGGTACCGCCGCCGCCCGCCGTGCATCCCGGTCTGCGCGAACGGCTCGCGTCGTACATTCTCGCGAGCGCCGATCCGCAGCGCAGCGACCGGCTCTATCCCGCCGACTTCCGCGTCTTCGACACCAATCCGCTCAGCCTGAGCTACGGCGCCGCCGGCGTGCTCTGCGCGCTGCAGCGCTCCGGCTTCACGCCGCCGGACGAACACGTCGCGTGGCTGCTGCGCGGCGCGATCGCACCGCAGCGCTATCCGCCCGGACTGATGCTCGGCACGAGCGGGATCGCATGGGCGCTGCTAGAGCTCGGCCGCGAGGACGACGCGCGGCGCGTGCTCGCTATCGGACACGACCATCCGCTGCGCGACCGTGGGGCTGGACTCGCCTACGGCAAGGCCGGCTCGGCGCTCGCGAACCTCGCATTCTTCCTCGAATTGCACGACGAGCGCTATCTCGACGAGGCCCGGCGCTGCGGCGACGAGCTGCTGCTCGCAGCGACACACGACGAGCGCGGACTGCACTGGCCGTACGACGGCGACGTGCACTACGGCCTGTATCACGGCGCGAGCGGCGTCGCGCTGCTGCTGACCTATCTCGGCCGCGCGACGAACGAGGATAGGTATCTCGCCGGAGCGCGCGACGCGCTGCGCTTCGATCTCGCGCACGCCGTGCCGACCGAGAACGGGCTCGGCGCGTCGTGGCCGTACCGCGCCGGCTTTCCCGGCGTGTTGCTGCCGTACCGGGCGTACGGCTCGGCCGGGATCGGCGCAGCGCTGCTGCGCGTCGTCCACTTGGGCGGCGCCGACGAATTCACGCCGTGGCTCGACCGCATCTTTGTTGACACGGACCGCGCCTGGTCGGTCACGCCGGGACTGGCGAACGGGCTGGCCGGAATCGCCAGCTTCCATCTCGACGCGCACGCGTTCACCGGCGACGAGCGCTACCGCGACGCCGCGCTGCGCGCGCTCGACGGCATCCTGACATACCGCATCGAGCGCGCGAGCGGAACCGCGCTCCCCGGCGATTACTCCGGCCGCATCTCGTGCGACTACGCGACCGGCTCGGCCGGCGTGCTGCGCGTCATGGACCGTCTCGAGCGCGGCGGCGCCGCCGATTTCTTCCTCGACGAGCACTTCGGGATCACCGCGCAGCCCAAACTGCTACCGCTCCCATACTGA
- a CDS encoding type IV toxin-antitoxin system AbiEi family antitoxin domain-containing protein encodes MATTLETLALVAEDHHGVIPAAAARAAGVSAATLVKLAARGRLERVARGVYRLPTFPHSLARHAQLHEALAFLTAGQGPRAAISHESALEVWGLSDASSAQVHVTIPATVRLRRDVPRWIKLHKAPLPERDIDESHGLRLTSVERTISDVLQSGRHDLALRAANDAVRSGALTKRRSRNLMREVRP; translated from the coding sequence GTGGCGACAACACTCGAAACGCTTGCCTTGGTCGCCGAAGACCATCACGGGGTCATACCGGCTGCGGCAGCGCGCGCAGCGGGCGTCTCCGCCGCGACGCTCGTAAAGTTAGCCGCACGTGGCCGGCTCGAACGCGTTGCACGAGGGGTGTATCGTCTCCCGACCTTCCCGCACTCTCTGGCACGGCACGCACAGCTGCACGAAGCGCTCGCCTTCCTCACGGCGGGCCAGGGGCCGCGAGCCGCGATTTCACACGAAAGCGCCCTCGAAGTATGGGGATTATCTGACGCATCTTCCGCACAAGTGCACGTTACAATTCCGGCGACCGTAAGACTCCGTCGCGATGTGCCACGATGGATAAAACTCCACAAGGCGCCGTTGCCCGAACGTGACATCGACGAGTCGCATGGTTTGCGGCTGACGTCGGTCGAACGGACGATATCAGATGTGCTGCAGAGCGGACGACACGACCTCGCACTTCGTGCCGCTAATGACGCTGTCCGTTCGGGAGCATTGACAAAGCGCCGCTCGCGTAACCTGATGCGTGAGGTACGTCCTTGA
- a CDS encoding nucleotide-binding protein, with protein MSHAADDWITPLSDRNLLGLLDVLLDLDERLQLDPDARSIGILPATVRFRELFPGDGVNMRDEYGALRWTVAKMLETRGVLRNVDTTRALHRWQQRIKFQADRQAVADALAAVKGAMAERSVATDRRAPNSGTTIFIGHGRASDWMELREFITSRLGLPYCEFNSVSTAGVATKERLEEMLDASSFAFLVLTAEDPMPGGSVRARENVIHEAGLFQGRLGFERAIVLLEEGCEEFSNIHGIGQIRFRSGEIKATFEEVRAVLERERIIS; from the coding sequence ATGTCACACGCAGCGGACGACTGGATCACGCCTTTATCCGATCGCAACCTGCTCGGACTCTTGGACGTACTCCTCGACCTGGACGAGCGGTTGCAGCTTGATCCGGACGCACGGAGTATCGGCATCTTGCCTGCGACCGTGCGATTCCGAGAGTTATTTCCAGGCGACGGTGTGAACATGCGCGACGAGTACGGCGCCCTGCGGTGGACCGTTGCCAAAATGCTCGAAACGCGCGGCGTGCTGCGGAACGTCGACACGACACGGGCCTTACACCGCTGGCAGCAACGGATCAAATTCCAAGCCGATCGTCAAGCCGTGGCCGATGCGCTCGCGGCGGTGAAGGGCGCGATGGCGGAGCGGTCCGTCGCGACGGACCGGCGCGCGCCGAACTCGGGAACCACCATCTTCATCGGTCACGGCCGCGCGAGCGACTGGATGGAACTGCGTGAGTTCATCACCTCGCGTCTCGGCCTACCCTATTGTGAGTTCAATTCCGTTTCGACGGCTGGCGTCGCGACGAAGGAGCGGCTCGAAGAGATGCTCGACGCGTCGTCATTCGCGTTTCTGGTGCTGACCGCCGAAGACCCGATGCCGGGCGGCAGCGTGCGGGCGCGCGAGAACGTCATACATGAGGCGGGGCTGTTCCAGGGTCGCTTGGGGTTTGAGCGCGCAATCGTGCTGCTCGAAGAGGGCTGCGAGGAATTCTCAAATATCCACGGGATCGGCCAAATCCGATTCAGGAGCGGCGAAATAAAGGCGACCTTCGAGGAAGTCCGCGCGGTATTGGAACGAGAGCGCATCATCAGCTAG